Genomic DNA from Manihot esculenta cultivar AM560-2 chromosome 15, M.esculenta_v8, whole genome shotgun sequence:
CTTTTCAGTAAGATCTGGTTGATCCCTTTTCCAGCCTATTGGATGACCTAAAAAGCCATTTTGTTAGTTCATGGTTGGAGAAGAGTGGGAGTCTGCCGATGAAAATAGAGAATATATAGAAACCCTATTACTTGGTTGCTTAAGCCTCCACAGTGCCTGGACATTTAATTTGTTAGAACTTGTTTGATATTTGATGTGTCGTTTTTAAATGTAGTTGTGGAAAGAGTTTTTAGTTCAAAGATCAACCGAGCTTAATTTGTTTTCGATTTGATCATTGAGGAAGGAAATTTTGGTTTATGTAGGGGTTTAGAAAGGTTGATCCAGACAGATGGGAGTTTGCTAATGGAGGGTTTCTCAGAGGGCAAAAACATCTTCTCAAGGATATAAGAAGGCGAAAAGCTCCCCAGCCTCAGTCTTGCCAGCAATGTCTAGACCCTTGTGTTGAAGTTGAAAGGTTTGGAGTAGATGGAGAAGTTGATCGGTTAAGGCGAGACAAACAAGTGTTAATGATGGAGTTGCTGAAGCTTAGGCAGCAACAACAGAATACTAAAGCTTGTCTTCAACTAATGGAACACAAACTCAAAAGGACAGAGACAAAACAGCAACAGTTGATGGGTTTCTTACCTAGAGCAATTCAGAATCCCAACTTTGTTCAGAAACTAATCCAACAAAAGGACAGAAGGAAGGAACTGGAAGAAGCATTTAATAAAAAGAGAAGGGGACCTATTGACCAAGGGCATAATAATGTTAAATTCAGGGACTTTGACCATATTGGTGGGGATGTGGACACTTGTATTAAGATTGAACTTCAGGAATTTGATGACCTTCCTGACTTTGAAGCTTCAGAGCTGGGCGCACTGGCTATGACCTTGCAAGATGTGAGTGGAAGCCAACAAAACTTGGAGGAAGAATGTAAAGAGAGAGGAGAGGAACATAAGGATAAAGGTAAGGACCTTGACGAGGGTTTCTGGGATGAGTTATTGAATCAGGATATTGGGGATGAAATGGTTATGTGTGGTGAAGCTGAGGACGTAGATGTGTTGGTAGAGCAGCTGGTTTATCTGGGTTCTAGTCCAAAATAGAGAGAATTAATTAGTCATAAGAAAAGCAAAAGAATGCAGCTTATTTTTCTGGGATTATTCACATTGATATAGTGGATCGTAGGTTCAAACATATAACAAGATCACTAGATCAACATTATTGTCTCTAATATGATGTTAATCTTTTGTTTTCTCATTTGATTCTACATGCTACCATTAGTTTTTTTGTTCCTAAAATCTGAAATCGTTCTTGTTCTTGGAATAGCTTATCATTGTTTTGTATATTATTCTTGTTCTTAAAATTCAAACATGTGAGCTCTTGAGCTGGAGTTGTTGTTGTGATTGTTTCATATGCATAACTGGGTTCTAATTTCATTTGCTTTTGCTCACTGTACTCAATTTGCATTGCATTTGGGATCATTTTTTGTCTTAAAATCAAGGGTAGCTGCACTCTGTCTCTGATCATgttgtccttttttttttttaccccaAAGATCACGTTGTCCTTACTATTGTTTCTTTTGTGCTCTACATGGTTCtagagtaaataataatttcgcATTCAATTTATGTCAGGAAGTGGTGGGCTGATGGCGATGTTACCAAAATGATTAAAGCTTGAAGTCGTTTAGAGCATTCCGTAGAAACTTCATAACACTATTCAGATCTGtgttctttttaattatttaattacaaaatATCTTTTTCCTGAactttctttaattaaaataatattatattctcTAAATAGAGAACAACATTTCGACTCCATCCGATCTAGCATGCATATTCCAGTATGAAAGTAAGTTCCGAGGGAATCCTTTTGTAACACAGATTCTTTCATTCCTttgtcttctctctctctctccccctgcTACAGACAGATGCCTGCAGCACGTAGCgtggatttaaaattttaattagtttcttTCTTCTCATCTAGGGTTTACAGGCATAGATATACAAGGGTGAGACAGGTCATGAATTATGAACAAGATAAAATCCTTTTTATTGGGTCATGACTTTAAACAGAAAATTATCTAAGATTCATGACAAAAATAACCAGGATGTAATAATAAGGCAGTCACCATTATTTTCTGGGACACCACGGGGGACCAACTGCACAGCAAGCCTAACATCagtgatttttattattttacatgtGCAGCCATCAAAGAAGGGTATGGTAATGCATGGGCACAAGGGTAGAAAGCTAAATCACGAGCTTACCTAAGTCGTGGAATTTTAAGGCGTGCACCATCAGAATTGAGTTGGATCACATTAAGCATTTGCACATATCTGCTCAAAGAGATAGGGTTTCACATGCTGCGCATGAGTTTAGGTGGCATGTATAGAGTATGGGAACAAGTTCAAATTGAAACTCCCTTATAGCTAGTTTCTTTCTTCTCATCTAGGGTTTAATTAGTTTCTTAATTTCTTTGTCTGGCAATTGTAGTTCTTTGGTTGCCAAtgggaaaaatatataaaacagaCCTAGATTTCTAGTTTTAGCTCGTCTACTGTGCTTCAATAAAATGCTTGACTGAGAAGAAATATACTGTATAAGGCGAGAAAGCAATGTAGAGAGAGCAGGCACTGTGTCTGTGTGCATGtaaaaattgtaaaattggAAGGCTTCATTTAGGTGATGTAACTCGGGAATTGGAAGCTTGGGCTTGGAGGCCTTT
This window encodes:
- the LOC110602562 gene encoding heat stress transcription factor A-6b, which produces MNHDLGQVKEEYAGASSSYSGMASTAIPQPMEGLHDAGPPPFLTKTYDIVEDTATNHIVSWSRGNNSFVVWDPQTFSMSLLPRYFKHNNFSSFVRQLNTYGFRKVDPDRWEFANGGFLRGQKHLLKDIRRRKAPQPQSCQQCLDPCVEVERFGVDGEVDRLRRDKQVLMMELLKLRQQQQNTKACLQLMEHKLKRTETKQQQLMGFLPRAIQNPNFVQKLIQQKDRRKELEEAFNKKRRGPIDQGHNNVKFRDFDHIGGDVDTCIKIELQEFDDLPDFEASELGALAMTLQDVSGSQQNLEEECKERGEEHKDKGKDLDEGFWDELLNQDIGDEMVMCGEAEDVDVLVEQLVYLGSSPK